In a genomic window of Fibrobacter sp. UWH4:
- the putP gene encoding sodium/proline symporter PutP: MVLTVFILYLLMMLGIGFYFSKKANSLNAYYLGNRGMNKWVVAMSAQASDMSGWLLMGLPGAIFVSGFSEAWIGIGLVIGTYLNWKIVGRRLRKYSHFCGDSITLPDFFANRFRDNKGIIRVIASIFILAFFLFYTVSGFVASAKLFGTIFGMDYTTGLIIGAVVVVSYTFMGGFFAVCWTDFIQATMMLIAVIAIPSIIMTGSGGFAATMDAVNAQNPYLLSLFTNATTGKSIGLIALISSLAWGLGYFGMPHILVRFMSIKNAEDIKFSRRIAMTWVTICLGAAIMIAILGRYYVEANGITVADPERIFMILCQALCHPAVAAILMAAILAAIMSTADSQLLVSASAFSNDLYKHLFRKNASNKEVMWVSRGVVVLITVIAVIVAMQGAPSADGVKHGKSFLDVVMSLVSFAWGGFGATFGPIMLLALFWKRTTLPGAIAGMLVGGITTFVWKFYLSGFSAEIFQIYELVPGFVLSFATIVIVSLCTKAPSKEIIEEFDAVEHTRLSDMKL; encoded by the coding sequence ATGGTCTTAACCGTTTTCATTTTATACCTGTTGATGATGCTTGGCATCGGCTTTTACTTCTCCAAGAAGGCGAACAGCCTGAATGCCTACTACCTGGGCAACCGCGGCATGAACAAGTGGGTCGTGGCCATGTCCGCACAGGCCTCCGACATGAGCGGCTGGCTTTTGATGGGCCTCCCGGGCGCCATCTTCGTGAGCGGTTTTTCCGAAGCGTGGATCGGCATCGGTCTCGTGATTGGCACATACCTCAACTGGAAAATCGTGGGCCGCAGGCTCCGCAAGTACAGCCACTTCTGCGGCGACTCCATCACGCTCCCCGACTTCTTTGCGAACCGTTTCCGCGACAACAAGGGAATCATCCGCGTTATCGCCTCCATCTTCATTCTCGCGTTCTTCCTGTTCTACACGGTTTCGGGCTTTGTGGCTAGCGCAAAGCTCTTCGGCACCATCTTCGGTATGGACTACACCACCGGCCTTATCATCGGTGCGGTTGTCGTGGTGAGCTACACCTTCATGGGCGGATTTTTCGCCGTGTGCTGGACGGACTTTATCCAGGCGACCATGATGCTTATCGCCGTCATCGCGATTCCCTCGATTATCATGACCGGCTCGGGCGGTTTTGCAGCGACCATGGATGCCGTGAACGCACAGAACCCCTACCTGTTGAGCCTGTTCACCAACGCCACCACCGGCAAGTCCATCGGGCTTATCGCCTTGATTTCTAGCCTCGCGTGGGGCCTCGGCTACTTCGGCATGCCGCACATCCTGGTGCGCTTCATGAGCATCAAGAACGCCGAAGACATCAAGTTCTCCCGCCGTATCGCCATGACCTGGGTCACCATCTGCCTCGGTGCCGCCATCATGATTGCCATCCTCGGACGCTACTACGTAGAAGCGAACGGCATTACCGTCGCCGACCCCGAACGCATCTTCATGATTCTTTGCCAAGCGCTCTGCCACCCGGCTGTCGCCGCCATCCTCATGGCAGCCATTCTCGCCGCTATCATGAGTACGGCTGACTCCCAGCTGCTGGTTTCCGCCTCTGCCTTCAGTAACGACCTCTACAAGCACCTGTTCCGCAAGAATGCGAGCAACAAGGAAGTCATGTGGGTGAGCCGCGGCGTGGTCGTGCTCATTACGGTTATCGCGGTCATCGTCGCCATGCAGGGCGCTCCCAGTGCCGACGGAGTGAAGCACGGCAAGAGTTTCTTGGATGTGGTGATGAGCCTCGTGAGCTTTGCCTGGGGCGGTTTCGGCGCCACCTTCGGCCCGATTATGCTCCTTGCCCTGTTCTGGAAGCGTACCACGCTTCCGGGCGCCATCGCGGGCATGCTCGTGGGCGGCATCACCACCTTCGTGTGGAAGTTCTACCTCTCCGGATTCTCCGCCGAAATCTTCCAGATTTACGAGCTGGTGCCCGGCTTCGTGCTTAGCTTTGCGACCATCGTGATCGTGAGCCTCTGCACCAAGGCCCCCAGCAAAGAAATTATTGAAGAGTTTGACGCGGTGGAACATACCCGCCTGAGCGATATGAAGCTGTAA
- the gap gene encoding type I glyceraldehyde-3-phosphate dehydrogenase has protein sequence MALKLGINGFGRIGRMVFRAAVENFSKDITVVGINDLLDADYLAYMLKYDSVHGAFNHDIKVEGNFLIVDGNKIQIFAEKDPSAITWGALDVDVVVESTGFFLTEELASAHLKAGAKKVIMSAPSKDATPMFVYGVNDKTYAGQKIISNASCTTNCLAPISKVLDEKFGIVRGLMTTVHAATATQKTVDGPSKKDWRGGRGILENIIPSSTGAAKAVGKVLPQLNGKLTGMSMRVPTSDVSVVDLTVELKKACTYEEICAAMKEASEGELKGILGYTDEAVVSTDFRNCPKTSIFDAKAGIQLDPTFVKVVSWYDNEWGYSNKVCEMARVIAK, from the coding sequence ATGGCTCTCAAACTCGGTATCAATGGTTTCGGTCGTATCGGCCGTATGGTCTTCCGCGCTGCTGTGGAAAACTTCTCCAAGGACATTACTGTTGTCGGTATCAACGACCTTCTCGACGCTGACTACCTCGCTTACATGCTGAAGTATGACTCCGTCCACGGCGCTTTCAACCACGACATCAAGGTCGAAGGCAACTTCCTCATCGTCGACGGCAACAAGATCCAGATCTTCGCTGAAAAGGATCCGTCCGCTATCACTTGGGGTGCCCTCGATGTTGACGTCGTTGTGGAATCCACTGGCTTCTTCCTGACCGAAGAACTCGCTTCTGCTCACCTCAAGGCTGGTGCCAAGAAGGTGATCATGTCTGCTCCGTCTAAGGACGCTACTCCGATGTTCGTGTACGGCGTGAACGACAAGACCTACGCTGGCCAGAAGATCATCTCCAACGCTTCCTGCACCACCAACTGCCTTGCCCCGATCTCCAAGGTTCTCGATGAAAAGTTCGGCATCGTCCGTGGCCTCATGACCACCGTTCACGCTGCAACTGCTACTCAGAAGACCGTTGACGGCCCGTCCAAGAAGGACTGGCGCGGTGGCCGTGGCATCCTCGAAAACATCATCCCGTCTTCTACGGGTGCTGCAAAGGCCGTGGGTAAGGTTCTCCCGCAGCTCAACGGCAAGCTCACCGGTATGTCTATGCGCGTGCCGACTTCCGACGTGTCCGTTGTTGACCTGACTGTCGAACTCAAGAAGGCTTGCACTTACGAAGAAATCTGCGCCGCCATGAAGGAAGCTTCTGAAGGCGAACTCAAGGGCATCCTCGGTTACACCGACGAAGCCGTTGTTTCTACCGACTTCCGCAACTGCCCGAAGACCTCCATCTTCGACGCCAAGGCTGGCATCCAGCTCGACCCGACCTTCGTTAAGGTTGTGTCCTGGTACGATAACGAATGGGGCTACAGCAACAAGGTTTGCGAAATGGCCCGTGTTATTGCCAAGTAA
- a CDS encoding CopG family antitoxin, with product MEFKIIDDFLSKEELEELDNRDFSEDIREAEKNGTIVVAEGNWDETVKALKAKMAANATKAITIRVPVRVIERYKKRAAAVGIGYQTLMKQMLEAAPV from the coding sequence ATGGAATTCAAAATAATCGATGATTTCTTATCGAAAGAAGAACTCGAGGAACTGGATAACCGCGATTTTTCCGAGGACATCCGCGAGGCGGAAAAGAACGGTACCATTGTTGTTGCCGAAGGTAACTGGGACGAAACGGTCAAGGCACTAAAGGCGAAAATGGCGGCCAATGCCACCAAGGCGATTACCATTCGAGTCCCGGTTCGTGTTATTGAACGCTACAAGAAGCGTGCCGCCGCCGTAGGCATCGGCTACCAGACGCTCATGAAGCAGATGCTGGAAGCTGCCCCGGTGTAA
- a CDS encoding DUF4258 domain-containing protein, whose translation MNITKHALERMAERGFTPEMLVALMNGKYTILPTRDDKFLLIGKADGNFWTLVLAKDMYSVVSVRRSHNSEVVKWNSK comes from the coding sequence ATGAACATAACAAAGCATGCTTTAGAACGAATGGCTGAGCGCGGTTTTACACCGGAAATGCTTGTTGCCTTGATGAATGGAAAATACACCATATTACCTACTAGAGATGATAAGTTTCTTCTGATAGGTAAGGCTGATGGCAATTTTTGGACACTTGTCTTGGCAAAAGATATGTATTCAGTCGTGTCGGTTAGACGTTCGCATAACAGTGAGGTGGTAAAATGGAATTCAAAATAA
- a CDS encoding BspA family leucine-rich repeat surface protein, producing MNASKNWKLTKNDKPLKVLKDFDHSKFKNYCAFPEDDLVEDDEGKYHLKKNAYKKYSKPHKAEESPKGTVVKKTTEQKMVVAKNKDDLRKKILAAIKQNGANCDLNFIDVSKITDMSDLFSDEDLSQFTGDISQWDVSNVTNMSRIFQDSQFNGDISRWDVSKVINMVMMFRNSDFNGDISKWNVSNVEAMSEMFASSKFQGNLDKWNVPKGVDMSDMFEESPLEKKPPKWYKKK from the coding sequence TTGAACGCATCGAAGAACTGGAAACTGACCAAAAACGACAAGCCCCTAAAAGTATTGAAGGACTTTGATCATTCCAAGTTCAAAAACTATTGTGCATTCCCTGAAGATGACTTGGTTGAAGACGACGAAGGGAAATATCACCTTAAGAAAAATGCCTATAAGAAGTACTCTAAACCTCATAAAGCTGAAGAATCCCCAAAGGGGACTGTAGTTAAAAAGACCACTGAACAAAAAATGGTTGTTGCAAAAAATAAAGATGATTTAAGGAAAAAAATTTTAGCAGCCATAAAACAGAATGGTGCGAATTGTGACTTGAATTTCATCGATGTATCTAAAATTACAGATATGAGTGATTTGTTTTCTGATGAGGATCTTTCACAATTCACCGGTGATATCAGTCAATGGGATGTATCGAATGTTACAAATATGAGTAGAATATTTCAAGATTCTCAATTCAACGGCGACATCAGCAGATGGGATGTGTCCAAAGTAATCAATATGGTCATGATGTTTAGAAATTCTGATTTTAATGGCGATATTAGCAAATGGAATGTGTCAAACGTTGAGGCAATGAGTGAAATGTTCGCTTCTTCTAAATTTCAAGGGAATCTTGATAAATGGAACGTGCCGAAAGGCGTTGATATGTCCGATATGTTTGAGGAATCTCCTTTGGAAAAGAAACCTCCCAAGTGGTACAAAAAGAAATAA
- a CDS encoding PD-(D/E)XK nuclease family transposase, giving the protein MVSFQFFDAFKESPNYRHKVQLRNQEQRVYFERQTVTLIEVNKFLKQKEKFEGDNSRIAQWLRAIDTLNREADFSKFAADPVFKVLQNEVKLCNFSARYMISTMMRDVEKASWEYSGGLKKAREIAKKMRDKGVDISIIKETTNLSEKEIREL; this is encoded by the coding sequence TTGGTCAGTTTCCAGTTCTTCGATGCGTTCAAGGAGTCCCCGAACTATCGCCATAAGGTGCAGCTCCGCAATCAGGAGCAGCGTGTATATTTCGAACGGCAGACGGTGACGCTTATCGAAGTGAACAAGTTCCTCAAGCAGAAGGAAAAGTTCGAAGGCGACAATAGCCGCATTGCACAGTGGCTCCGTGCCATCGATACGCTCAACCGTGAAGCCGATTTCAGCAAGTTTGCTGCGGATCCCGTGTTCAAGGTCTTGCAAAACGAGGTAAAATTGTGTAATTTTAGTGCTAGGTATATGATTAGCACGATGATGAGAGATGTTGAGAAGGCTAGCTGGGAATACAGTGGTGGCCTTAAAAAAGCTCGCGAAATTGCGAAGAAAATGCGCGATAAGGGAGTCGATATTTCCATTATAAAGGAAACGACTAATCTTTCCGAAAAAGAAATTCGCGAGCTCTAA
- a CDS encoding ABC transporter permease subunit (The N-terminal region of this protein, as described by TIGR01726, is a three transmembrane segment that identifies a subfamily of ABC transporter permease subunits, which specificities that include histidine, arginine, glutamine, glutamate, L-cystine (sic), the opines (in Agrobacterium) octopine and nopaline, etc.), with the protein MKTTLKFWIVLLFVMLFASGVLAATEDSSLKDVPLQFRDKHLKYNSIADMNKNANLRLGMQTGFVFVDKETRRLLPNAKIDYYKSTPDMAYLVANGKLDGFVNDEPIIRYAALQNPNLGYIHAGFEPMDVVAVFPKNEKGRKLRDEMNVFIEKYRAAGLLDSIDQLWLGNDETRKVVNFPKAKEGMPTLKMATNATTAPFEYIKDGRIVGYEMDLMARFATEMGYGLDVHNVEFESVILGIETGIYDFAAATLSATPAFKEKNYLSNAFYVSECVMAVQILDGKKTQQVAKSPEEIIEGLNRDGVKIGLGTGCAFNKVLDTFFPKAKSLFFNTYADIAKSIEAGKLDAMLVDEPTARLVVASYKGIEIVNKLLEEADYAFAFPKNEKGEKLRAQMTEFIQKSNKQGLKTDLEAVWFGSDESVKKIDLSKLKATNGTLHLATNTEVAPFVYIKDNAIVGYDIDWVVRFCEAYGYGLEIVNMNFESILPSLVSGASDLAVGEITITEERKQSIDFSVPVYDGGVVAIVKRAAEGETVASDEETLWVSLKSSFERTFIREDRWKLVVDGIGVTVFISIMSAIFGTVLGFLICLMRLSKNKIADAIAISYIRILQGTPSVVLLMILFYVVFARTGLDGVWVAIIGFGMNFGAYVSEMMRTGIEAVDRGQMEAALSLGYTKVRAFFRIVFPQAARHFLPVYQGEFISMVKMTSVVGYIAILDLTKASDIIRSRTYEAFFPLVTTAIIYFLIAWLLTRVLTAIQKRIDPKNRKKVSF; encoded by the coding sequence ATGAAAACGACTTTGAAATTTTGGATAGTTCTGCTTTTCGTAATGCTTTTCGCAAGCGGTGTCCTAGCTGCCACAGAAGACTCTTCTTTGAAGGATGTTCCGCTGCAATTCAGGGACAAACATCTCAAGTACAATTCCATTGCCGATATGAACAAGAATGCGAACTTGCGACTCGGTATGCAGACGGGTTTTGTATTTGTCGACAAGGAAACGCGACGCCTTCTTCCTAACGCAAAAATTGACTATTACAAGTCCACGCCCGATATGGCCTATCTGGTGGCAAACGGTAAGTTGGATGGCTTTGTCAACGACGAACCGATTATTCGTTATGCTGCTCTTCAAAATCCGAATCTCGGCTATATCCACGCCGGCTTTGAACCGATGGATGTCGTGGCTGTGTTCCCGAAGAATGAAAAGGGACGTAAGCTTCGCGACGAGATGAACGTCTTTATCGAAAAGTATCGTGCAGCGGGTCTTTTGGACTCGATCGACCAACTTTGGCTGGGTAACGATGAAACCCGGAAAGTGGTGAATTTCCCGAAGGCAAAAGAGGGAATGCCCACACTCAAGATGGCGACAAATGCCACGACTGCGCCCTTTGAATACATCAAGGATGGGCGAATTGTCGGTTACGAGATGGATCTGATGGCCCGCTTTGCCACAGAAATGGGGTATGGCCTTGATGTCCATAATGTGGAATTTGAATCGGTGATTCTCGGTATTGAAACGGGAATATACGATTTTGCGGCGGCAACGCTCAGCGCCACTCCCGCGTTCAAGGAGAAAAACTACCTCTCTAATGCCTTCTATGTTTCAGAATGCGTGATGGCGGTTCAGATTCTCGATGGCAAAAAAACGCAGCAGGTTGCGAAAAGTCCAGAAGAAATTATAGAGGGATTGAATCGTGATGGCGTAAAGATTGGTCTTGGGACAGGATGTGCCTTCAATAAAGTGCTGGATACCTTCTTCCCGAAAGCAAAAAGCCTGTTTTTCAATACCTATGCCGATATAGCCAAATCGATTGAAGCCGGAAAGCTGGACGCCATGCTTGTTGATGAGCCCACTGCAAGGCTCGTGGTTGCAAGTTATAAAGGAATTGAAATTGTAAATAAGCTTTTGGAAGAGGCCGACTACGCTTTTGCGTTCCCCAAGAATGAAAAAGGCGAAAAGTTGCGCGCACAGATGACGGAATTTATCCAGAAGTCCAACAAACAGGGATTGAAGACGGATTTGGAGGCTGTCTGGTTTGGCTCCGATGAATCTGTCAAGAAAATTGATCTGTCGAAATTGAAAGCGACAAATGGAACACTTCACTTGGCCACGAATACGGAGGTTGCCCCGTTTGTTTATATCAAGGACAATGCCATTGTCGGTTACGATATTGACTGGGTAGTCCGTTTTTGCGAGGCCTATGGTTATGGACTCGAAATTGTGAATATGAATTTTGAATCCATTTTGCCTTCGCTTGTGTCGGGTGCAAGTGATTTGGCTGTGGGCGAGATCACCATTACCGAGGAAAGAAAGCAAAGCATTGATTTCTCGGTCCCTGTTTATGATGGCGGAGTCGTTGCCATTGTGAAACGGGCTGCAGAAGGGGAGACTGTTGCCTCCGATGAAGAAACCTTGTGGGTTTCGTTGAAGTCCAGCTTCGAGAGAACCTTCATTCGTGAAGATCGCTGGAAACTCGTTGTAGACGGTATTGGCGTTACGGTGTTTATCTCGATTATGTCTGCAATTTTTGGAACTGTTCTTGGATTCCTGATTTGCCTGATGAGACTTTCGAAGAATAAAATTGCCGATGCCATTGCCATCTCCTACATCCGTATATTGCAGGGGACGCCATCGGTTGTTCTGTTGATGATTCTTTTCTACGTCGTTTTCGCCCGCACGGGGCTCGATGGGGTATGGGTCGCCATTATCGGATTTGGCATGAACTTCGGGGCGTATGTGTCTGAAATGATGCGCACAGGAATCGAGGCTGTGGATAGGGGACAGATGGAAGCCGCCCTTTCGCTCGGTTACACCAAGGTGAGGGCGTTTTTCAGGATTGTATTCCCGCAGGCGGCAAGGCATTTCCTGCCCGTTTACCAGGGTGAATTCATCAGCATGGTCAAGATGACCTCGGTGGTGGGCTATATCGCCATTCTCGACCTGACCAAGGCCTCCGACATTATCCGCAGCCGAACCTACGAGGCGTTTTTCCCGCTGGTGACGACCGCAATCATCTATTTCTTGATTGCCTGGCTCCTTACCCGAGTGCTTACCGCAATCCAGAAGCGAATCGACCCTAAAAACCGAAAGAAGGTTTCGTTTTAA
- a CDS encoding amino acid ABC transporter ATP-binding protein: MISIRHLKKVYPNVTPLVDVNAEIHRGEVISIIGPSGTGKSTLLRCINRLENPTSGEILIDGKSITAPGANVPMLRRKMGMVFQSFNLFNHLSVIENIMVAQVDLLHRTKKEAYEKGMALLRTVGLADKANNLPEELSGGQKQRVAIARTLAMDPEIVLFDEPTSALDPTMVGEVLSVIRNLAKQGLTMLIVTHEMKFAKDISTRVFYMDEGVIYEEGSSEQVFDHPQKDKTRQFIKRLKVFDVRLQHGLTDFTNVVQKFFEFVEKNQIDKRTARNVNFVFDELVAQNLLMKLPPESSIHLVAEYSDESCRVEIKIDFVGENINPLETCDEISRRLVDVAVENYRQCVVDGVNQIYFQVK; encoded by the coding sequence ATGATTTCGATCCGGCATTTGAAAAAAGTGTATCCCAACGTAACTCCGCTTGTAGATGTGAATGCAGAAATTCACCGAGGCGAGGTTATTTCCATTATAGGCCCTTCGGGAACTGGTAAATCGACACTTCTTCGCTGCATCAATAGGCTGGAAAACCCGACTTCGGGAGAAATCTTAATCGATGGAAAATCCATTACGGCACCGGGGGCGAATGTCCCGATGCTTCGCCGAAAAATGGGAATGGTTTTCCAGTCCTTCAACTTGTTCAATCACTTGTCCGTCATCGAAAATATCATGGTGGCGCAAGTGGATTTGCTGCACCGGACAAAAAAGGAAGCCTACGAAAAGGGAATGGCTTTGCTCCGCACGGTGGGACTTGCCGACAAGGCGAATAACTTGCCCGAGGAACTTTCCGGTGGTCAAAAACAGCGCGTGGCGATTGCGCGAACCCTTGCCATGGATCCAGAAATTGTCCTGTTCGATGAACCGACGAGCGCCCTTGACCCGACAATGGTGGGGGAGGTTCTTTCGGTGATTCGCAACTTGGCAAAGCAGGGCTTGACCATGCTCATTGTCACGCACGAAATGAAATTTGCGAAGGATATATCGACTCGCGTCTTCTATATGGACGAGGGCGTTATTTACGAAGAAGGTTCTTCGGAACAGGTTTTCGATCATCCGCAAAAAGATAAGACTCGACAGTTTATCAAACGCCTGAAGGTGTTTGATGTTCGCCTGCAACATGGATTGACTGATTTTACGAATGTGGTGCAAAAATTCTTTGAATTTGTCGAGAAAAATCAAATTGACAAGCGGACTGCCCGAAATGTCAATTTTGTATTTGACGAGCTCGTCGCGCAGAATTTGCTGATGAAATTGCCCCCAGAATCTAGCATCCATTTGGTGGCTGAATATTCCGATGAATCCTGCCGTGTGGAAATCAAGATTGACTTTGTAGGGGAAAATATAAATCCGCTTGAAACTTGTGATGAAATTTCCCGAAGATTGGTGGATGTTGCCGTTGAAAATTACAGGCAATGTGTCGTTGATGGCGTAAATCAAATTTATTTCCAGGTGAAGTAG